The following are from one region of the Leucobacter sp. Psy1 genome:
- a CDS encoding isocitrate lyase/phosphoenolpyruvate mutase family protein yields the protein MIDLSTAAAAFAADHASGRTLVLPTSWDVWSASLVEQAGFPGATIGSHPVANSLGYEDGEQIDVDTYFGLVKCITAAVGIPVSVDVESGYGLDARELASRVMEAGAVGMNVEDTVHSQGGRIRDRDEHADYIAAIRQACDEAGVEVVINGRTDALIHGTDAFEDPLAEAVARVVALEAAGARSVYPVKLPDAAAVSRLVAAVSVPVNVTADPRTGSPAGGLAELTELGVRRISFGPLWQAALGDTSSDWLGGWKG from the coding sequence ATGATCGATCTCTCGACCGCTGCAGCGGCCTTCGCCGCCGACCACGCTTCCGGGCGCACCCTCGTCCTGCCGACCAGCTGGGACGTCTGGTCGGCTTCACTCGTCGAACAGGCCGGGTTCCCCGGTGCCACCATCGGCAGCCACCCCGTCGCGAACAGCCTCGGCTACGAGGACGGCGAACAGATCGACGTCGACACGTACTTCGGGCTGGTGAAGTGCATCACGGCGGCCGTCGGGATCCCGGTCAGCGTGGACGTGGAGTCGGGGTACGGTCTCGACGCCCGCGAGCTCGCGAGTCGCGTGATGGAGGCCGGGGCAGTCGGGATGAACGTCGAGGACACCGTGCACTCGCAAGGCGGAAGGATCCGCGATCGCGACGAGCACGCCGACTACATCGCCGCAATCCGTCAAGCCTGCGACGAGGCCGGGGTCGAGGTGGTCATCAACGGCCGTACCGACGCGCTCATCCACGGCACTGATGCGTTCGAGGATCCTCTCGCCGAGGCGGTCGCGCGGGTCGTCGCACTCGAGGCGGCCGGGGCGCGGTCGGTGTACCCCGTGAAGCTGCCAGACGCGGCAGCGGTGTCCAGGCTCGTCGCCGCCGTGTCGGTGCCCGTGAACGTCACGGCGGACCCGCGTACGGGGTCGCCAGCGGGCGGCCTCGCGGAACTCACCGAACTCGGCGTGCGCCGCATCTCGTTCGGCCCGCTCTGGCAGGCCGCGCTCGGCGACACCAGCTCGGACTGGCTCGGCGGCTGGAAGGGCTGA